Proteins co-encoded in one Coriobacterium glomerans PW2 genomic window:
- a CDS encoding YhgE/Pip domain-containing protein — MRNILHLFRCDLARIRRSVIALIVVVGLIIVPVLYAWFNIAGSWDPYGNTGNLKVAVANTDRGYRSDLIPIKVNIGNSVTSALRENKDLDWVFVDRDQAVEGVRSGEYYAAVVIPEDFSSDMMTLFSTQVKHSNIIYYENQKANAIAPRVTDKGATTVRKQIDETFTETIGSIGLSTSANLLDFMNSDQIGAYVSNLNSTLDASISGLRDAHAGTKSLSGLLGSTSGLVGSTGRLMGDTGGTSAQMRKLLADAKQGLGDTQASIEGAADTINHALGDTAASYDAVSSAVGKAFSAAGTQAGDTQSQLKSIASRVGEQAARTEKIKGDIEKIERDLPDLDPRVKAPLDGVISRLDAVAKKQRDLEARLNAAASDIGGSASAIEQNRKDIQALVAEAKAGITQVKADYETTLKQNAAQLEKTVEDTVSGSRDTARDLDATVKKLSSSSESLASELAGAQGVLGGVTDTLDSSAEWLAKLKGELEGATNSHDLVKIRSIIGEDPAALASALAAPVGLSRHAVYPIANYGSAMAPFYTVLSMWVGNIVLAAMLKVVVDTDLVKRLMPVRLHELYLGRFLLFATLALCQSTLVCAGDILFFGIQCDSPLAFIATGWLAGFVFCNIIYALTVSFGDVGKALAVVLLVMQVAGSGGTFPIQMTADFFQAVYPWLPFTHAINAMHAAMAGSYGAEYLAEMSKLAIYLLPSLALGLLLRRPIIRANTWVIEKIESTKLM, encoded by the coding sequence GTGAGAAACATCTTGCATCTGTTCCGCTGTGATCTCGCGCGCATCCGGCGCAGCGTTATCGCGCTGATCGTCGTGGTCGGTCTCATCATCGTTCCGGTGCTCTATGCTTGGTTCAACATCGCGGGCAGCTGGGACCCCTATGGCAACACCGGCAATCTCAAGGTCGCGGTGGCCAATACCGATCGCGGTTACCGCAGCGATCTCATCCCGATCAAGGTGAACATCGGCAACTCGGTGACTTCGGCGCTTCGCGAAAACAAAGATTTGGATTGGGTGTTCGTGGACAGGGATCAGGCTGTCGAAGGTGTGCGCTCAGGTGAGTACTACGCCGCGGTCGTGATTCCAGAGGACTTCTCCTCGGACATGATGACGCTTTTCTCCACCCAGGTGAAGCATTCGAATATCATCTACTACGAGAATCAGAAGGCGAACGCGATCGCGCCGCGCGTCACAGACAAGGGTGCGACCACGGTGCGCAAGCAGATCGATGAGACATTTACCGAGACGATCGGCAGCATCGGACTATCGACTTCGGCGAACCTTCTCGATTTCATGAACAGCGATCAGATCGGCGCCTACGTTTCCAATCTGAACTCCACACTCGACGCGAGCATCTCTGGGCTTCGCGATGCGCACGCGGGTACGAAGTCGTTGTCGGGACTCCTGGGCTCCACTTCGGGCCTCGTAGGGTCGACCGGCAGACTCATGGGCGATACCGGCGGCACATCCGCGCAGATGCGCAAGCTCTTGGCGGATGCGAAGCAGGGACTCGGAGACACTCAGGCCTCGATCGAGGGTGCGGCGGACACCATCAACCACGCTCTCGGTGACACAGCAGCGAGCTATGACGCGGTGTCCAGCGCGGTCGGCAAGGCGTTTTCCGCTGCAGGCACGCAGGCGGGTGACACTCAGAGCCAGCTCAAGTCTATTGCGTCTCGTGTGGGCGAGCAGGCCGCTCGAACCGAGAAAATCAAGGGCGATATCGAGAAGATCGAACGGGATCTTCCCGATCTCGACCCACGGGTGAAAGCTCCCCTCGATGGGGTGATTTCACGACTAGACGCAGTTGCGAAAAAGCAGCGCGATCTGGAGGCGCGTCTCAATGCCGCGGCAAGTGACATCGGCGGCAGCGCATCTGCCATCGAACAGAATCGCAAGGATATCCAGGCGCTTGTTGCGGAAGCGAAAGCAGGCATCACTCAAGTCAAAGCCGATTACGAGACCACGCTCAAGCAGAACGCCGCACAGCTCGAGAAAACGGTGGAAGATACCGTAAGCGGAAGTCGGGACACGGCGCGCGATCTGGATGCGACCGTCAAGAAGCTCTCCTCTTCCTCGGAATCACTCGCAAGCGAACTTGCGGGCGCACAGGGCGTGCTCGGTGGGGTTACGGATACTTTGGACTCTTCAGCGGAGTGGCTCGCCAAACTCAAGGGCGAGCTCGAAGGTGCCACCAACTCGCATGATCTGGTTAAGATTCGCTCAATCATCGGCGAGGATCCCGCCGCACTGGCCAGCGCGCTCGCGGCACCGGTCGGACTCAGCCGGCATGCTGTCTACCCGATTGCCAACTACGGCTCGGCTATGGCTCCGTTCTACACCGTCCTTTCGATGTGGGTGGGAAATATCGTACTCGCCGCCATGCTCAAGGTCGTCGTCGACACGGATCTGGTCAAGCGTCTCATGCCCGTGCGCCTGCATGAGCTGTATCTCGGACGCTTTCTGCTGTTCGCAACGTTGGCCTTATGCCAAAGCACACTCGTGTGCGCCGGAGACATCTTGTTCTTCGGCATTCAGTGCGACAGCCCTCTCGCATTTATCGCGACCGGCTGGCTTGCCGGTTTCGTCTTCTGCAATATCATCTACGCACTCACGGTGTCATTCGGCGATGTCGGCAAGGCGCTTGCAGTCGTTCTGCTTGTCATGCAGGTAGCCGGCTCGGGCGGAACGTTTCCCATTCAGATGACCGCCGACTTCTTCCAAGCTGTGTATCCGTGGCTGCCGTTCACCCACGCTATCAACGCGATGCACGCCGCCATGGCGGGAAGCTACGGTGCCGAGTATCTCGCCGAGATGAGCAAGCTCGCGATTTATTTGCTTCCATCGCTTGCACTGGGTTTGCTGTTGCGTCGGCCGATAATCAGAGCCAACACGTGGGTCATCGAGAAGATCGAGTCGACAAAGCTCATGTGA
- a CDS encoding YhgE/Pip domain-containing protein gives MYCDERIGVIGWFVVSCVIKIFRRDLMRLLRNPVALVLIAGVCVIPSLYAWYNIVANWDPYGNTANVHVAVANEDVEASSDYVGGLNAGEQTISRLKENHQLGWVFTSAAQAKAGVESGEYYAAVIIPKDFSKNLLSMFTDEYTQPKLTYYVNEKNNAIAPKVTDTGAETIEEQINDTFVATVSKTIMERAKEAGADVVEKGATAQSGLIGTIREANDALDQGRASLDGMTGTIDATKRAIASADTSLKSLSDRAPGLSAALAQGNDLLTTTRTSTRAFTTSLSGALSSGSMQLGRASSRASVGIGSASGAIISVQGKVDGMLADVQALIDDNQRAIDVLKQITDKTVDTSAIIGALQNENDRLQTVKDGLKTQSDDIKNSATSIAAASSEMNTAVQNGVSGVANVQSRFSSSVLPQLDRGLDSFSSVSGDLSGALGGMVPLIEQARGMLGELSGTLDQAKETIAHGDSAIGSVQNMLKRTRDDVAALRSSEVVGRLADLLDAKPEDLADFMSSPVSLVTNTVYPVATYGSGVAPFYTNLALWVGGFVLIAILKLEVDREGLPAFSPTQGYFGRWLLFVLLGVVQALIVCSGDLVLGMQCSSPALFLVAGVAISFVYVNIIFALASAFKHIGKAIAVILVIVQIPGSSGTYPIEMMPAFFQWLHPLLPFTYGINALRETVGGLYGSHYLSDLASLFAFLVAALVVGVGLRPWLLNMNLLFDRELSRTGVMISEKNSRSREHYSLRQALRVMFDTAAYRERVIVRADRFERRYPRLIRAGFLLVFGLPTVLFVLTAVLDVSIDGKIGMLVLWVVSIIVADAYMIAVEYAHESMRLQLRISALSDEGLRAQIRGHMDDSPLAARAAGILGGRDRSAATDDDIQAGKATRENSGSSSRAFDKGKDETL, from the coding sequence ATGTACTGCGATGAGCGGATCGGTGTGATCGGATGGTTTGTCGTGTCCTGTGTGATCAAAATCTTTCGACGCGATCTCATGCGTCTCCTTCGCAATCCGGTGGCCCTGGTGCTCATCGCCGGCGTGTGCGTCATACCTTCTCTATACGCATGGTACAACATCGTGGCCAACTGGGATCCGTATGGCAACACGGCCAACGTCCATGTCGCAGTGGCGAATGAAGATGTCGAAGCCAGTAGCGATTACGTCGGCGGTCTGAACGCGGGGGAGCAGACGATCAGCCGGCTCAAGGAAAACCATCAGCTCGGATGGGTCTTCACGTCCGCAGCTCAAGCCAAAGCGGGTGTTGAGTCGGGTGAGTACTATGCTGCCGTCATCATACCGAAGGACTTCAGCAAAAATCTCCTGAGCATGTTCACCGACGAGTACACACAGCCGAAGCTGACATATTATGTGAACGAGAAGAACAACGCGATCGCGCCGAAGGTCACCGACACGGGAGCGGAGACGATCGAAGAGCAAATCAATGACACGTTTGTCGCCACGGTGAGCAAGACGATCATGGAACGCGCCAAGGAAGCCGGAGCCGACGTCGTCGAAAAGGGAGCCACCGCGCAGAGCGGACTCATCGGAACCATTCGAGAGGCAAACGATGCCCTTGATCAGGGGAGAGCTTCATTAGATGGAATGACGGGCACGATCGACGCGACAAAGAGGGCCATCGCGTCCGCCGACACATCACTCAAGAGCCTCTCGGACCGTGCTCCCGGACTTTCCGCTGCGCTCGCACAGGGCAATGATCTTCTGACCACCACGCGCACCTCGACCCGTGCGTTCACGACATCGCTGTCCGGTGCCCTTTCAAGCGGATCCATGCAATTGGGTCGCGCCTCCTCTCGGGCCAGCGTCGGCATCGGCTCCGCGAGCGGGGCCATCATCTCCGTACAGGGCAAGGTCGACGGCATGCTCGCCGACGTCCAAGCGCTCATTGATGACAACCAGCGCGCTATCGACGTGCTCAAGCAGATCACAGATAAGACAGTGGATACGAGCGCCATCATAGGCGCTCTGCAGAACGAGAACGATCGTCTTCAGACGGTGAAGGATGGTCTCAAGACGCAAAGCGATGACATCAAGAATTCTGCGACCTCGATCGCTGCCGCATCCTCAGAGATGAACACTGCCGTGCAAAACGGTGTCTCCGGTGTGGCGAACGTGCAGTCCCGTTTCTCCTCGAGTGTGCTACCCCAGCTGGATCGCGGACTGGACTCGTTCTCGAGTGTCTCAGGAGATCTTTCCGGAGCGCTCGGCGGCATGGTCCCGCTTATAGAGCAGGCGCGCGGGATGCTAGGAGAGCTTTCGGGGACTCTCGATCAGGCGAAGGAAACGATCGCACATGGTGACAGCGCAATCGGTTCCGTTCAAAACATGCTCAAACGAACACGCGACGATGTCGCTGCGCTTCGAAGCTCTGAGGTGGTCGGCAGGCTCGCGGATCTGCTGGACGCCAAGCCCGAGGACCTTGCTGACTTCATGTCCTCACCGGTCTCGCTTGTCACGAACACGGTGTATCCGGTTGCGACCTACGGTTCGGGCGTCGCGCCGTTCTATACGAATCTGGCTTTATGGGTCGGAGGCTTCGTGCTCATCGCGATCCTCAAGCTCGAAGTCGATCGCGAGGGGCTTCCGGCGTTCTCGCCAACGCAGGGATATTTTGGCAGATGGCTGCTGTTCGTGCTCCTCGGTGTCGTTCAGGCGCTCATTGTATGCTCGGGTGATCTGGTGCTCGGGATGCAATGCAGCTCTCCGGCGCTGTTCCTCGTTGCAGGCGTCGCGATCTCATTTGTTTACGTCAACATCATCTTCGCGCTCGCAAGCGCTTTCAAGCATATCGGCAAGGCGATCGCTGTCATATTGGTGATCGTCCAGATTCCTGGTTCCTCTGGAACCTATCCTATAGAGATGATGCCGGCTTTCTTTCAGTGGCTGCATCCGTTGCTGCCGTTTACCTATGGTATCAATGCGCTGCGCGAGACCGTCGGCGGCCTCTACGGCTCGCACTATCTCAGCGATCTCGCCTCGCTTTTTGCATTTCTCGTCGCAGCGCTTGTCGTGGGCGTGGGGCTTCGCCCGTGGTTGCTGAACATGAATCTTCTGTTCGATCGCGAGCTTTCGCGTACCGGCGTCATGATCTCCGAGAAGAACAGCCGCTCTCGCGAGCACTACTCGCTGCGCCAAGCTCTGCGGGTCATGTTTGATACCGCAGCATATCGAGAGCGCGTCATAGTCAGAGCAGACCGTTTCGAGCGTCGCTATCCTCGACTCATCCGCGCGGGCTTTCTCCTCGTGTTCGGTTTGCCGACCGTTCTGTTCGTGCTCACCGCCGTTCTTGATGTAAGCATAGATGGCAAGATCGGGATGCTCGTGCTCTGGGTCGTTTCCATTATCGTTGCCGATGCGTATATGATCGCTGTGGAATACGCGCATGAGAGCATGCGGCTGCAGCTGAGGATATCGGCGCTATCCGATGAGGGCCTGCGTGCGCAGATTCGCGGACATATGGACGACTCCCCGCTTGCTGCGCGAGCCGCTGGCATCTTGGGCGGCCGGGATCGATCTGCTGCAACCGACGACGATATTCAAGCGGGCAAGGCCACGAGAGAGAACTCGGGCTCATCTTCGCGTGCTTTCGATAAGGGGAAGGACGAGACGCTGTGA
- the htpG gene encoding molecular chaperone HtpG: MRKFKTESKKLLDLMINSIYTNREIFLRELISNASDAVDKLYFKSLTDHDLKLEDEDLSIRVSYDKDARTITVSDNGIGMTAAELEKNLGTIAHSGSQEFKDETEKDATDAIDIIGQFGVGFYSAFMVAHSVRVISRAFGEDDAHVWESDGLEGYTIGDAERERHGTDIVLTLRENEEAVDGEPGEDYDRYLSEWALKDLVTRYSNYVHHPIQMMVTKSREKPKPDDAGDDYKPEYESYTELETVNSMTPIWKKRSSDVKPEDYNEFYKSTFHDFEDPARTISFHAEGTLEYDALLFIPGRAPFDLYSKDYEKGLALYSSNVMIMEKCADLVPDYFSFVRGVIDSADVSLNISRETLQHDRQLHAIANRVEKKITAELEDMRDNDRESFEAFFENFGRGLKYGIYSSYGMKAAGLADLLLFWSARDQKMVTLAEYAHAMPSEQKAIYYAAGDSRERLSKMPIVCGVLSRGFDVLLLTQDVDEFTFQAMRTYEAKDMLKVFEDDAAREAAQAAAADGAEPARENRNLELKNVASDDVDLETEEEKKDAAKATEGHKDLFETMKKALEGKVERVAASARATDAPAFITTEGPMSLEMEKVLSKGPEATQENMPKSQRVLEVNPKHPVFEKLVSAQQSGDTEKVSRYAGLLYDQALLVEGMLPEDPVAFAQAVCELM; encoded by the coding sequence ATGCGCAAATTCAAGACTGAAAGCAAGAAGCTGCTCGATCTGATGATCAATTCGATATACACGAATCGCGAGATATTTCTGAGGGAGCTGATTTCCAACGCATCCGATGCAGTGGACAAGCTGTACTTCAAAAGCTTGACCGATCACGACCTCAAACTGGAGGATGAGGATCTTTCGATTCGCGTATCGTATGACAAAGATGCCCGGACGATCACAGTTTCAGACAACGGCATCGGAATGACGGCGGCGGAGCTGGAAAAGAACCTTGGTACGATTGCGCACTCGGGCAGCCAGGAGTTCAAAGACGAGACCGAAAAGGATGCGACTGACGCCATCGATATCATCGGTCAGTTCGGGGTCGGATTCTACTCAGCGTTCATGGTCGCGCACAGCGTTCGGGTGATCTCGCGTGCGTTCGGCGAAGATGACGCCCACGTATGGGAGAGCGACGGACTCGAGGGCTACACGATCGGCGACGCCGAACGCGAGCGCCATGGGACCGATATCGTTTTGACTCTGCGCGAGAACGAGGAAGCTGTCGACGGCGAGCCCGGTGAGGACTACGATCGCTATCTTTCCGAGTGGGCGCTCAAGGACCTTGTCACGCGGTACAGCAACTACGTGCACCATCCCATTCAGATGATGGTCACAAAGAGTCGCGAGAAGCCCAAGCCCGACGATGCGGGAGACGACTACAAACCCGAATACGAGAGCTACACCGAACTCGAGACGGTGAACTCGATGACGCCGATCTGGAAGAAGCGGTCCTCAGACGTGAAGCCCGAGGATTACAATGAGTTCTACAAGTCCACGTTCCATGACTTCGAGGACCCTGCGCGTACCATTTCATTTCACGCAGAGGGAACTCTGGAGTACGATGCACTGCTGTTCATACCGGGCCGCGCCCCGTTTGACCTGTACAGCAAGGATTATGAAAAGGGACTCGCCCTCTACAGCTCAAATGTCATGATCATGGAGAAATGCGCAGATCTGGTGCCGGACTACTTCAGCTTCGTGCGCGGTGTCATCGACTCGGCTGATGTCTCCTTGAACATCTCTCGCGAAACGCTGCAGCACGACCGTCAGCTTCATGCGATCGCCAATCGTGTCGAGAAGAAGATCACGGCCGAGCTCGAGGACATGCGTGACAACGATCGCGAATCGTTCGAGGCGTTTTTCGAGAACTTCGGACGCGGTCTCAAATATGGGATCTACTCAAGCTACGGCATGAAAGCCGCCGGTCTTGCCGATCTGCTGCTCTTTTGGAGCGCGCGCGATCAGAAGATGGTCACGCTCGCTGAGTATGCCCATGCGATGCCAAGCGAGCAGAAGGCAATCTATTACGCGGCCGGAGACTCGCGCGAGAGGCTCTCAAAGATGCCCATCGTGTGCGGCGTGCTGTCGCGCGGCTTTGATGTCTTGCTCCTCACGCAGGACGTTGATGAGTTCACGTTCCAAGCTATGCGCACCTATGAGGCAAAGGACATGCTCAAGGTGTTTGAGGACGATGCCGCTCGGGAGGCGGCGCAGGCCGCCGCAGCCGACGGTGCCGAGCCCGCGCGCGAGAATCGCAACCTGGAGCTTAAAAATGTTGCCTCCGACGATGTCGATCTGGAGACCGAAGAGGAGAAGAAGGACGCCGCCAAGGCGACCGAAGGCCATAAGGATCTGTTCGAGACCATGAAAAAGGCGCTCGAGGGCAAAGTCGAACGGGTCGCGGCGTCGGCTCGCGCAACCGACGCGCCCGCTTTCATAACCACGGAGGGACCGATGTCCCTTGAGATGGAAAAGGTTCTCTCGAAAGGGCCGGAAGCAACCCAGGAGAATATGCCCAAGTCACAGCGCGTGCTGGAGGTCAATCCGAAGCACCCCGTTTTCGAGAAGCTCGTATCCGCCCAGCAATCCGGTGACACTGAAAAGGTCTCTCGCTATGCGGGCCTGCTCTACGATCAAGCGCTGCTCGTCGAGGGGATGCTCCCTGAGGACCCGGTTGCGTTTGCGCAGGCTGTCTGCGAGCTGATGTAG
- a CDS encoding DNA recombination protein RmuC gives MDGPAASAILIIAAAASICAVALGVACTVLICRANRSVRDQTQRSKKIVPALYQIKGIFDTVSSSLADTQNTLDAVSKQVASENSIEQQRFDYIAKRLNLTDVRERDQRRPTMRSSEQANGYVEEHLEKILLNINRQLRMFREDTENQLDQMRSTLDERLARVVSNRLQKPFERVGTQLERLYGSLDDMRGIASGAGDLERVLRYVKTQGILGEVDLETLMSDILTADQFCKDVPTKPGSPDCVSYAVRLPISQGAPVLLPIDVRFPIDEYEYLSEALESGNSEDITAAREELAHRIRKEAKGISRKFIAEPATTDFGILFLPSEGLYAEVVGLPGLLEKLQGVYHVNVAGPSTMAAILNSLQMSYQSVRLEEHTDSVLKVLTAVRSELPSYQKALRRARREVNVASRNVSSAISAGADQLKNEIGDSMCSNQDETPTRIGGAHMKQSIDDMDDMTSDEYEEDGMKKDKKKDKKKDKKEKKKKEEKKKDKKKKDKKKKKKDKQKKDKKKKKDVEEDTEFEEELEYETEDES, from the coding sequence ATGGACGGTCCGGCGGCCTCGGCGATACTTATCATTGCCGCAGCGGCATCGATATGCGCTGTAGCCTTGGGTGTTGCCTGCACCGTGCTCATCTGCCGGGCGAACCGATCCGTGAGAGATCAGACTCAGCGCTCGAAGAAGATCGTGCCTGCGCTCTATCAGATCAAGGGCATCTTTGACACGGTCTCCTCGTCGCTCGCCGACACGCAGAACACACTTGACGCTGTGTCAAAGCAGGTGGCGAGCGAAAACTCCATCGAACAGCAGCGCTTCGATTACATCGCAAAGCGTCTGAACCTGACTGACGTTCGTGAGCGCGATCAGCGCCGTCCGACGATGCGGTCCTCCGAGCAAGCGAACGGCTATGTGGAGGAGCATCTGGAGAAGATACTCCTGAACATCAACCGGCAGCTGCGAATGTTTCGAGAGGACACCGAGAACCAGCTTGATCAGATGCGCTCCACCCTCGATGAGCGGCTCGCGCGAGTTGTGAGCAATCGGCTGCAGAAACCGTTTGAACGCGTCGGGACACAGCTTGAGAGGCTCTATGGCAGTCTCGATGACATGCGCGGGATCGCCTCGGGCGCAGGCGACCTCGAGCGCGTACTCAGATATGTCAAGACTCAGGGCATCTTGGGAGAGGTAGACCTCGAGACCCTCATGTCAGACATACTCACCGCAGATCAGTTCTGCAAAGACGTTCCCACGAAACCGGGAAGCCCGGATTGCGTGAGCTACGCTGTGAGGCTGCCGATCTCACAGGGTGCACCGGTTCTGCTCCCCATCGATGTGCGCTTCCCGATCGATGAATACGAGTATCTGTCCGAAGCTCTCGAAAGCGGCAACTCCGAGGACATCACGGCTGCGCGCGAGGAGCTGGCGCACCGGATACGCAAGGAAGCGAAGGGGATCTCCAGAAAGTTCATCGCCGAACCTGCTACAACGGACTTCGGCATCCTGTTCCTGCCATCCGAGGGACTCTACGCCGAGGTGGTCGGACTTCCCGGTCTTCTTGAAAAGCTGCAGGGGGTCTATCACGTGAACGTCGCGGGACCCTCGACGATGGCAGCGATTCTCAACAGTCTTCAGATGAGCTATCAGAGCGTGCGGCTCGAGGAGCACACGGATTCCGTGCTCAAGGTCCTCACCGCCGTGAGATCGGAGCTTCCCAGCTACCAGAAGGCACTGCGTCGCGCTCGCCGAGAGGTCAACGTGGCGTCCAGAAATGTCAGCAGCGCCATTTCTGCAGGTGCAGACCAGCTGAAAAACGAGATAGGAGATAGTATGTGCTCAAACCAAGACGAGACCCCGACGCGCATAGGCGGCGCACACATGAAGCAGTCCATAGACGACATGGATGACATGACGTCAGACGAATATGAGGAGGACGGTATGAAGAAAGATAAGAAGAAGGATAAGAAGAAGGACAAGAAAGAGAAAAAGAAGAAGGAAGAGAAGAAGAAGGACAAGAAGAAAAAGGACAAGAAGAAGAAAAAGAAGGACAAACAGAAAAAGGACAAAAAGAAGAAAAAGGACGTCGAGGAAGACACCGAGTTCGAAGAGGAACTCGAGTACGAGACCGAAGACGAGAGCTAA
- the nth gene encoding endonuclease III, with amino-acid sequence MPRESNAIKRTRAIEVCKRLEARYGSVECFLDHENPYRLVISVLLSAQTTDAQVNRVTPELFARWPTAEALASASPEEVADVIRSLGFYKTKAKHAVEAAQMIVSDFGGEVPADMKQLMRLPGVGRKTANIVLNVSFNIVEGIAVDTHVNRIAHRLGLSPRTHLNDPLKTEQDLLGLLPSQWWGSVNHQWIKLGREICIARNPRCNLCPLADICPSADLA; translated from the coding sequence ATGCCACGAGAGAGCAACGCAATCAAGAGGACGCGAGCGATCGAAGTCTGCAAGCGCTTGGAAGCCCGCTACGGTTCGGTCGAATGCTTCCTCGATCATGAGAATCCGTATCGTCTCGTAATCTCCGTCCTGCTCTCTGCGCAGACAACTGATGCTCAGGTGAACAGAGTCACTCCCGAGCTGTTCGCCCGCTGGCCCACAGCAGAGGCACTCGCCTCGGCATCTCCCGAGGAGGTCGCCGACGTCATTCGCTCACTGGGGTTTTACAAGACCAAGGCAAAGCACGCCGTCGAGGCTGCGCAGATGATCGTCTCCGACTTCGGAGGCGAGGTCCCCGCCGACATGAAGCAACTCATGCGCCTGCCCGGCGTGGGTCGCAAGACCGCGAACATCGTCCTCAACGTGAGTTTCAACATCGTCGAAGGCATCGCCGTCGACACCCATGTGAACCGCATCGCCCACCGTCTCGGCCTCTCACCCCGAACGCATCTGAACGATCCGCTTAAGACCGAGCAGGACCTGCTCGGTCTTCTGCCATCGCAATGGTGGGGATCAGTGAACCATCAATGGATCAAACTCGGTCGGGAGATCTGCATAGCCAGGAACCCGCGATGCAACCTGTGTCCGCTCGCTGATATCTGTCCCAGCGCCGACCTCGCCTGA